The genomic segment GTAAAAAATAATCGGCCGAAAAGTTTTCGCATTTTTTTCACCGCTCTTTTCGCATTTTGCAACATTGAACGGGTTGAACCGCTGAAGGCTTTCTAGCGCTTTTCCCCGGTCCGCGGAGCGCCGCCGCGATGCGGCTCCAGCCGCCAGCGGCCGTAAGCTACGAAAGATGCCATCGCTCCGACCACGAGCGGGATCAGCACGGTTACGGAAAGGCCGCCGGCCAGAGTGACGGCCGTCGCGCCGATCATGATGATCAGCAGGCCCGCCGCGGCGAGCGGGACCAGCTCCGGCCGGACCCCCAGAAGTCCAGGAAGAACGACTCCGAGACCGCCGGCGACCTCCAGCACGCCGACCAATCGAAGGAAGCCCACCGGGAGCGGCACCGGCCCGGCTAGCTGCTCGGCCGGCAGAACCAGCTTGATGCCGCCGGCCCACAGAAAGATCGCCGCCAGTAGAGCTTGACCGACCCACAACGTTTTGTTCATCGCGCGCTCCCCTCGCTGTGCTCTCGTCGCCGCCGCGCTCGACGGCGTCGAGTCGCTCGTCGAAACTCCCTCCTCAGCGCTCGAGGATTCCCTTCAAGATGTCCAGGTCCTTTTGCACCGACGCGGCATCCTCCTCGAATTTTTCGTCCGACAACCGCCGCCGAGAGAAGTGCGCGACAGAATTCGCGTGCACGTGAACCCGCACCCTCACCGGACGCTCGTGGCCGACCGCCGGCGGGATTTCCAGGTCTTCGTCCCCGGTCGTTTCCTATCCCCCGGCGATTGCTCCCACGATCATGAACGGCTCGGCGCCGCCTGCGACCGCATCCGGGAGCCTGGTGTCGGCGGCATCGTGCGAAAGGTCCTGCCCGCAGGCGAAGTAACGCACGAAGGCGCGCCGCCTTTGCGTGACGTGGTCGCGGATCGTGCCGCGGAGCATCGGGTACCGCGCCTCGAGCGCATCGAGCACGGCGCGCTGCGTGACCTCGCCCCGGACCTCCAGGACAACCTCGCCGTCGACCCGGGCGAGCTTGCGCAGTTGCGCGGGCAACACCACGCGAATCATGGCAGCGTCTGGACTTCCACGGACAGCACCGCCGGCAAGTCCCGGACGATGGGCGCCCAGCCGTCGCCGCCGTTCGCCGAGGCGTAAACCTGTCCGCCGGTGGTGCCGAAATAGACGCCGCAGGGATCGAGCGAGTCGACCGCCATGGCGTCGCGCAGCACGTTGACGTAGCAGTCGCTCTGCGGCAGCCCCTTCGTAAGCGGCTCCCATTCGTTTCCACCCGTGCGGCTGCGGTAGACGCGGAGCTTGCCGTCGGGCGGAAAATGTTCCGAGTCGCTCTTGATCGGCACGACGTAAATCGTCTCGGGCTCGTGCGCGTGCACGTCGATGACAAAGCCGAAGTCGGTGGGCAGATTGCCGCTGACCTCATGCCAGTTGCCGCCGGCGTCATCGCTGCGCATGACGTCCCAGTGCTTTTGCATAAACAGGACGTTCGGGCGAGAAGGATGCATCGCGATCCGGTGTACGCAGTGGCCGATCTCCGCTGTGGGGTCGGGGATGTACAGCGAGTGAAGCCCCTTGGTGATCGGCTTCCAGCTCTTGCCGCCGTCATCGGTGCGAAAAGCGCCGGCCGAAGAGATCGCAGTGTACATTCGACCGCTATTGCTCGGATCGAGCAGGATCGTATGGAGACACAGCCCACCGGCGCCCGGCGCCCATTTCTCGCCGGTGCCGTGTCCGCGCAGGCCGGCCAGCTCATGCCAGGTGCGTCCCCCGTCGGTGGTGCGAAACAGGGCCGCGTCCTCGACCCCGGCGTAGACGGTGTCGGGATCGTTCAGCGACGGCTCGAGGTGCCAGACGCGCTTGAATTCCCAGGGATGGGGCGTCCCGTCGTACCATTGGTGCGTCGTCAGCGGCTTGCCGGTCTCGGGGGAGGTGTCGTAGACGAACTTGTTGCTCTCGCCCTTGGGGAAACCTTCGGGCGTGGTCATCGGCTGGCCGGGCGGCGTGCCCGGCTGGTGCCACGTCATGCCGCCGTCGTCGGACCGCTGGATGATCTGCCCGAACCAGCTGCTCGACTGCGAGGCGTACAGCCGATCGGGATCCGCAGGCGACCCTTTCATATGGTAGATCTCCCAGCCTGCAAAAAAAGGCCCCTTGACGTCCCAGCGCCCCCGCTTCCCGTCCGAGCTCAAGACAAAACCGCCTTTCCGTGTCCCTACAAGAACCCGCACTCCGCTCATTCGAACTCCTTTCCGCAGTTACTTCCGCGCCGGCTCCGCCTGCTCAGGCGGCGTGACGTTGACCATCCATCCGATGCCGAAGCGGTCGGTGAGCATGCCGAAGCGCGGCGACCAGAAGGTCTTGCCGAGCGGCATCTGCACCTGGCCGCCTTCCGACAGCGCGACAAATACCCGCTCGGCGGCGCCGACGTCGGGCACCGACAGGGATAGCGAAAAACCCCGAAACGACGGCTTTCCCGAGCAATGGCCGTCGGAGGCCATCACGATCGTGTCGCCGATGCGCAGGGCTGCGTGCATGATTTTGTTTTCGCTGCCCGCGGGCAGTATGCCCGGCGGCGGCTCCGGACTGTCTTTGAAGCGCATGAGCATCAGCGTCTCGGCTCCCACGGCGCGCTGGTAGAACTCGATCGCCTCTTCGCAGCAACCGTCGAAAAACAGATACGGTTGGACTTCCACGACTCCCTCCTTTTGCCTCCGGCAGGTTTTGGACCTGGTTCAGAACGGCTACCGGCCCGGCAGGCCGGGAAGCTCGACCACCGGCCGGACCTCGACCGTACCTTTGCGCGCAACGGGAATGCGGGCGGCGACATCCAACGCCTCATCAAGGTCGCTGGCCTCGATGAGAAAATAGCCGCCGAGCTGCTCGCGCGTTTCGGCGAACGGTCCGTCGGTGACGAACCGCTTGCCGTCGCGGACACGCACACTCGTCGCGGACGCGGCGGGTTGCAGAGGATTGGCGGCCACGTAAACCCCCTTTTCGTAGAGCTCGTGCGCGAGCTGGGTCGATTCAGCATAACAGGCCTGTCGTTCCGCTTCGTTCAGCGCCCCCTCTTCGAGATAAATCAACAACATGTATTTCATTTCGATCCCTCCGCAGCCGGGGAACTCTCGGCTCCCCCCACCGCTTAGTCGAACGGCCGGCCGGAAAATCGACACGCTTCCGGCGGGGGGATTCCTGTCGGGCCTATTCGCCGTCCCGGGAGTGGGACGATAGTCTTTCGGCCGCAAGCACCGTGCCACGCACCCGGATGGCCCAAGATCGCGATTCCCCGAAAAGGCTCCCACCCGTTCGGCAACGCGACGATCCGGGATGTGCCGATGGACCGGCACGCGCCGAAATTGCGGCACTCTTGTGCAAGGCCGACAAGATCTCTTTTCAGCCCAGCTCGGCCAGTCGCCGGCCAAGAAACCGCCTTTCGGGCTCCTGCCGGGCGAGGCCGAGCGCCCGCTCGTAGGAGGCCCGGGCCTCCGCCGTGCGCCCCAGTCGGCGGCAGAGTTCCGCGCGCGCCGCATGCGCGAGATGGTAATTCACCAGCTCGCCCCGCCCGAGGATTTCTTCGATCAGCTCGAGCCCGGCCTGAGGGCCGTCCCGCATCGCCACGGCCACCGCGCGGTTGAGCGCGACCACGGACGACGGGTCGGCCGCGAGCAGCATGTCATAGAGACTCACGATCTGCACCCAGTCCGTGGCCGCGGAAGATCGAGCCCGGGCATGAGCAGCCGCAATCGCGGCTTGAATCGCGTAGGTACCGACCTGACCTGAGGCGAACGCCCGCGCCACGAGCGCCGTGCCCTCGCGGATCTGCCCCCCGTCCCACAGCGAGCGGTCCTGATCCTCCAGCAGCACCAGCTCTCCCGCCGGACTGACGCGGGCCGCGCGGCGGGAGTCGTGCAGGACCATCAAGGCCAACAAGCCGAGCGCCTCGGGATCCGGAAGCAGCTCCGCCAGCAAACGCCCCAGCCGGATCGCTTCGGCGCAAAGATCATGCCGCGTGACCGATTCGCCGAACGAGGCCGAGTAGCCTTCGTTAAATACCAGATAGACGGTCCGCAGGACCGCATCCAGCCGGTGGGGCAAATCTTCTTTAGATGGCACGACGTAGGGAATGCGCGCGTCGCGGATCTTTTTCTTGGCTCGTACGATGCGCTGCGCCACGGCCGGAGGGGTAGCGAGGAAAGCGCGCGCGATTTCCTCGGTCGTGAGCCCGCAGACCTCGCGCAGCGTCATCGCGACCTGCGCCTCCGGCGCGAGCGCGGGGTGGCAGCAGGTAAAGATCAACCGCAGCCGGTCGTCCTCCAGGCCTTCTTCGTCCCGGTCCGCTACGGCCGCCTGGAGGCGCTCGGCGATCTCCGCCGCGGAGCTGTCGAATCGAGCACGCCGGCGCAGCGCGTCGATGGCCTTGAAGCGTCCGGCCGAGATCAGCCAGGCGCGAGGGTTCCCGGGGACGCCGTCGCGAGGCCACTGCTCGAGCGCGGCCGTGAAGGCCTCCTGGAGCGCGTCCTCGGCGAGATCGAAATCGCCCAGCAGCCGGATCAGGGTGGCGAGAACCTGGCGGGATTCGGAGCGATACAGCGACTCGAGGGTCGCGCGCACCCCTTCAACGACGTCGCTCATGACCGCCAAACCTCGGCTTGCTCGTCTCGAGGTCGTTCAATTGTGCTGCGCCTTCGATCGCTATTTTTTCGCTTCTTTTCACTTCGGAAAGGTATCGACCAGTTCCCGGAGCCGGTCCTTTGCGCGCTGTAGAATCGGCTCGCCGTCCCCCACCAGCAGAGTGTCGAAGTCCAGCGCGAGAAGAGCGGCGACGCTCCGGCGCAACCGCGGCGGATCGTCCACCACCCTGTCCGGAAGCAACTTGCAGCGCCCCGGCGGATCGCCGACGACCGCGTCTCCGACCAGCAGGATTTTTCGCTCCGGCCAGTAAAGAGCGATTTCCCCCGGCGACTTCCCCGGCACGGCGACCGCCGTGAACGGACCGATTCGATCTCCGGGACGGAGATCGCCGTCCAGCTCCGCGCCTTCCTTGCGCGCGTGCAGCGCGTCCGCCGGATGGATTGCGGTGCGCGCGCCGGTGCGTGCCCTCACCTTGTTGGCGGCGCGGGAATGATTGCGATTGGTCAGCACGATGCGCGTCACGCCGTAACGCGCCATCTCTTCGAGGTCTTCCTCGGCGGGCTCCACGGGATCGACGCATACGTTCCCGTCAGCGTGCCGGATGAAATGGCCGTTGAAATTGTAGCCGTGGGGCTGCGAGTACCACGGCCACGTGTAGACGTCGGGCAGAAGTTGCCGCATGCCAACCTCCTTGCGCCACGATTGCGAACCGACTGTCCGGAGCCGCCTGCCAGAGTCTTCCTATAACCGAAACCGGCAAGGCATGCCACTTCGCTCTCGGGGCAAAGCGCGCTGTCGCTCGGCCGGCGGCGGGCGAAGGAAGGCCCCGAAGACGGTTTTCCGCCCCCATTCCCGTGCGCCGGCTTCCGCGCTACGCGCGCCTTTTCTTTGCTCGAAGGAACCATTAGTAAGGATAAGGGAGTCCTGCCTGCGGGGAGGGAGCTCATGAACACGAAAATCCTTGGATGCGTGCTTTCGGCGCTTTTGACACTCCTGGGCGTCGCCTGCCAGACCGTCCAGCAAACGGGGCGTGCGCAGTTCATCGTCGTTTCCGAGTCCCAGGAGCAGCAGCTCGGAGAGGACGCCTTTCAGGACGTGCTCAAGAAAAACCGACTTTCGACGCGCAGCGACTGGCAGGCCCAGCTGCGCCGCGTCGGCCAGCGCATCGCCGCCGCCGCCGACAAGCCCGACTACAAATGGGAGTTCCACGTGCTCCAGGGCAAGGAGATCAACGCCTTCGCGCTTCCCGGCGGCAAGGTCGCGTTCTGGGAGGGGATCATGCCGGTCGCCGGGGACGACGAGGGCGTCGCCGTCATCATGGGCCACGAGGTGGCGCACGCGCTCGCGCGCCACGGCGCCGAGCGCATGAGCCAGCAGCTCGGAGTTCAGGCCATCGGACAGATTCTTGCGCTCGGCGTCGGCAAGGTGAACCCGGGCCTGCAGCAGGACTTTCTCAAAATGTACGGCCTGGGCGCGACCGTCGGCGTGCTCCTCCCGTGGGGAAGAGCGCAGGAATCCGAAGCCGATCGGATCGGACTCAACCTGATGGCCAGGGCGGGATACGATCCGGCGGCCGCCGTTGCTTTCTGGGAACGGATGGCCAGGGTAACGGGAGACAAGCCGCCGGAATTTCTTTCCACACACCCGAGCGACGAGACGCGCATCGCGCAGATCAAGGCCTGGCTGCCCGAAGCCCGCGCGCAGTACCGCCGCCGGTAGGCAGGCCGCTCAGGATCCGTAGCAACTCTTCACGGCCAGTTCCTGCCCGGAGCTCACGGCCTGGAATTTCTATCCCACCTCCGCCGTACAATGGATGCAACAGGTCCCTTGGCGGAAATGGCGGAAAAGCAATACGAACATTCCCTGCTCGCCGTGGTCGCGAGCGGTCCTCTCATCGCGAACTCCCTGAACTCCTTGAATGCGGCGTTTTCTCCTTTCCGCGCTCTCTCGAAGGACCCCTCAGCGCCGCCCGCTCGGCGGCTACGGTCGCCTTCCCGCTTGCATGCCACCCGCCCGCGCCATGAAATCGGCGAACAGCGCGGCGATCTCAGGATTTTTCTCGTCCCACTCCTCTCGCGGGCTGAGCGCCATGTCGTAGTGCTTCGGGAACAGCACATGGACCTCGGCCCGGGGCAGCAGACGCGCCAGGTTTTCGCCGGTCGCGCGCGAATGCGTGTTGTCGTTGCCGGGAATGATGCACGCCGGGGCGGCGATCGACCGCAGCTCCGCCTCGGTCGCGCCGATGACGGGCAGGTCGGCGCTCCGCACGAAGTACTCGCGCCAGTGCGACATCACGGCGACGAAGCGCGCCGGATCCATGGCCATGAGCCGATCGCGGTTTTCCGGCCGCGCGCGAATCCGCTCCTGCCAGTGCTCCATCTCGCACACCGCCGCCATTCCGCCCCGCCTCGCGGCCTCGATGTACTGGCCGTAGTACTCCTGCGCCAGCCGCTCGCAGGCGAAGCGCCCGCCGGTCACGCGCCAAAGAAGCAGGCCCCGGACGGCTTCGGGATGGCGCAGCGCGAAAAGAAGCGCCGTGCGGCAGCCCGAAGAGCTGCCGCCGACGAACGCTGGCAGCGCGCCCAGTTGCAGAAGCAGTCCGTGGAGGTCGTCGGCCCAGATCTCGTACTCCGAATCCTCGCCCGCGATCGACACGTCCGAGGCGCCGCAGTTCCGACGGTCGAAGACCGCGACGCGATGGCCGGCGGCGGCGACGAGCGTCGCCAGCGGCTCGACGGCGCCGAGGTCGCGCCGCCCTCCCGGCGAAAGCGCCACCCAGGGACCGCGGTCACCGAGGACCTTATAATGGATCGTCACGCCGCGCACGCTGGCAAAAGGCATGGTCTCCTCCCGAACGCAAACGGCAGATCTGAAAAGCCTCTCTACTACACAAGGTCCGGCGACACAAACCCGGATCCGTGCCGCAGGCAATTCAGGGCGGACCATCTCACTGGGAAAAGTGGCCCGGGCCCTGGAAAACAACACATTCCCGTTTCCTGTTTTCGGTGTCTGGTTTCTTTGAACGCTTGAACCGCCGCGAAGCGGAGCGGTCGGCCGGCCCCGGCCGTGCGCCACCATGCCGGCCCCGGAGTTGACCGATCGACCAGATGTGCTAAAGGGGGGCGTGGACTCCGGCCGGCACCCGGGGAGGATCGGCCGGGGTCCAGGGCGGGAAATTCAGGGCGGCGAGACGTGCTACGCCGCCGAAACGGCGCTCACCTGGCATCGACCCGAGATGGCCTAATTCGACGAGAAGGAGGAATCCCCATGTCGAGGTTACAGGTCAAGATCGTGATCGCTCTGCTCGCCGCCTTCGCTCTGAGCCTGGGCACGGCAGCCCGCGCGGCGGCGCAGGCCGTCCAGCTGCCCACCGGATGGAAAACCCCGAGCGAGCTTTACGCGATGCTCGCGAAGCTCCCCCGCGACCGGCTGGACCAGGTGCTCTACGAGGGGGCCAAGAAAGAAGGCGTCGTGGTTTACGCTTCGCCGGCCGAGGAGAACCAGGTCGGCAAGCTGCTGGAAGGCTTCATGGCCAGGTACCCCGGGATCAAGGGTCAGAGCCTCGGTGGCCAGCAGGAGGACATCAGCAACCGCATTCTCGCCGAGGCTCGCGCCGGGCGCAGCAGCTTCGATCTGATCAGCGTCGGCACGTTTCTCGGCCAGTATCGGGAAGCCAGGGCTCTGGCGGAGCTTCACGATCTCGTCGGCAACGACCGCTACCCGCCCCAGTTCCGCGGCAAGGACTTCTACTCGTGGAACCTGCTGAGCATGGTGATCGCCTACAACACCAATCTGGTGAAGCCGGCCGAAGCTCCCAAAGGCTACATGGAAATCCTGGACCCCAAGTGGAGGGGCAAGGTCGCGGTCGACAATTCCCCGGATACCTGGATGTTCGGCATGCTCCACAAGTGGGGCTTCGACAAGACCTACGACTATCAGAAGCGGCTCATCCAGGAGCAAAAGGCGCTCATCCGCAAGGGCCACACCAATCAGACGAATCTGCTCGTGGCCGGTGCCTTTCCGCTGGCGATCGAGCTGTACTCGTACAAGATCGCCGACATGAAGCACAAGGGCGCGCCCGTCGACATGATCCTCCCCAGGGAGTTCGTCGCCGCGGAAGCGACGGGGGTCGGCGTCAGCAGCCGGGCCGCACACCCCTACGCGGCGCTGCTCCTCGCGCGGTTTCATGTCGATCCCGAGGGCGGGCAAAAGATCCTCGCGCAGTTCGGCCGGGTCATGGCCCACCCGGACACCAGGCTCAAGTACGAGGAGCTCCAGCAGGTCACGGCGAAGGACACCCTGGATCGGATGTCGCTCCTGACCGCAGAGGAGCTGGTGAAGTACGCCAAGCCGTACGCGAAGATCATCAAGGAAATCTACAACCCCGCGTTTCGCGGCGGCAAGTAGGCGCGCCGCGAGCCGAACGCGCTCCGGCTTTCACGGACCGCGGGGCCGGGCCGGCTCCGCAGCGAAAGAGCCGTTCTCATGAGCACTCGTGCCGCTCCCTTCCCGGCGAGGCGCCTGCTCCGTTTGCGCTTCTCTCCGCCCCAGTGGCTCACCGGCCAGACTATCGGCGTCGGCGCGCTGACCGCGCTCCTCATCTGGCTGATCATGGTCCCCCTGGCGGTCGTGATCTGGGGCGCGTTTCGCGACGGGCAGCCCGGCCAGGCCGGCGAATATACTCTGATGAAGTTTGTCGAGGCCTACCGGGACACCCTGCTGCAGACCGTCGGCAACACTCTGGTCTTCGCGCTCGGCGCCGCCCTCCTCTGCCTGGCGATCGGCGCCTATCTCGCCTGGATCACCGAGCGCACCGACGCGCCGCTGCGGCCGCTGATCTACGCGATGGCGCTTTTTCCCCTGATCGCCCCCGGAGTGCTGATGGCGAGCGCCTGGGTCCTCGTCCTCCACCCGAAGATCGGGGTCGTCAACGTCGCCGCGCGGAACCTCCTGGGCATCGAGGGAACTCTGTTCAACGGCTACAGCATGGCGGGGATGATCTGGGCTCAGGCGATGGACCAGATCTCCCTGCCGTTCCTGCTCATGGCGGCGGCGTTCCGCTCGATGGACCCGTCGCTGGAGGAAGCCTCGGCCGTGGCCGGGGCGCGCTTCTCGACCACGCTGCGCCGGGTGACCCTGCCGCTCCTGCTGCCGAGCGTGCTCGCGGTTTTCCTCCTCGTCTTCGTGCGCGCCATCGAGAGCTTCGACGTGCCCGCGGTGCTCGGCGTGCCGGCGGGGGTGCCGGTGTTCGCGACCCAGGTGTTCCTTGCGGTCTGGGACGTGCCGCAGGACTACAACGTCGCGTCCGCGTTCGGCGTCGGCTACCTGGCGGTGAGCCTTTTTCTCCTCTACCTGTACCACCGCGCCACCCGCATGTCGGAACGCTTCGTGACGGTCACGGGAAAGGCCTTCCGGCCGCGCCGCATCCAGCTCGGGCCCTGGCGCTGGCCGCTGAGCCTTTCGAGCCTGCTGCTGCTCGGAGCCAGCGTCGGTCTGCCGGTCTTCGTTTTCACCTGGACCTCCTTCGTCCAGTTCTACCAGGTCCCGTCGCTGACCCAGCTCCGGCACTTCAGCCTGGAGAACTACCGGGCGATCCTGGAGCTGCCCAACACCGCGCAAAGCATCTACAACACGCTGCTGGTCGGTGGCGTTTCGTCGCTCATCATCGTGCTGCTCGCCGCCACGATCTCCTGGGTCGTAATCCGCAGCCGGGTGCCGGGAAGAAAGTTCCTCGATTTCCTCTCCTTCTCCCCGATCGCGATCCCCGGCACCGTCATGGGCCTCGCCCTTTTGTGGCTCTACCTCGTGGTGCCGATTCCGATCTATGCGACGATCTGGATTCTGATCGTCGCCTTCGTCGGCAAGTACATCACGGTGGCGGTCCGCTCGACCCACGCCTCGCTGCAGCAGATCAGCCCGGAGCTCGAGGAGGTCTCCACGGTGAGCGGCGCTTCCTGGGGCCGCACGTTCCGCTCGGTGGTGCTGCCGTTGATGGCCCCGGGCCTGTCGGTCGCTTTCGTCTACACGCTGTCGCTTACCTTCAAGGTCCTCTCGATGCCGATCTTGCTCGGCAGCGTCGAGACCAAGATGATGGCGGTGACGATCTACAATCTCTACGAGGACGGGCAGTACCCGATGCTGTCCGCGATGGGAGTGATCCTGCTCCTGCTCGTCCTCACGCTCTCGCTCATCGGCACCTGGATCGGCCGGCGCTTCGGCGTGAAACAGGACTAGCCACCGGGCGCTTCAGCGTACGAGCAACGGCAGCAGGTCGGAGGCGCGCTCCAGGGTTTCCAGCCTGTCCACGGTTTCGACGATCGCGTCAACCTTCGTACCTGGAAGGACGGCCCCGGCGAGCCGGCGGAATTTCTTCCGCAGCTCCTCCCGGCTCATGGGATTGAACGGGCTTCCCGGTGGATACTGCTGAAAGGCTTTAAGCGTCTTTCCTCCGGCAAGCTTCACTTCCATCGTGGTGTTGTAGTTCTGCTCCCCGCTGGCGTTCGGGTCGGCGTAGCTCTTCACCTTCGCGGCCATCGCCAGGATCGCCGGATCGCGCCAGAGCTTCGGGTCCATGTAAAGGCTCAGGTCGTTGTCGCGTTTGAGCACGCGAAGCGCGAGCGAAAACGGCAGGCTGAACTGCGCGCCCGCGACGTCGGTGGGCTCGTAGATCGCCCCACCGTGCGCCAGCGAGGTCTCCGACATACCGACCCGGATTTCTTCAACCTGCTCCGGCTGGACGTCGTGCTCTTCGACGAGCTTCGCCAGCGTATCGATCGGCCCCTGGACCGTCGCGACGCTCGGGTAAACCTTGAACCAGATCCTCATGATCTTGAAATCGACGCCCAAGTCGCGGGTGATCGTGTCGAGTTCGTACTCGTCGGCGAAGACCCTGCAGAAGCCGCGCTTGCCTTCGATGATGGTCGGCGGACCGGTCAGCCCCAGGCGCGCGAGGAGAGCCGCTTGAAGCCCCCCGCGCGCGGCGATTCCCGCGTGCACGCGCTTCACCTCGCCCCCGGTCTGGTCGTATTCCATGGTGCCCGAAGCATGGCTTCCAGCGATGCCGAAGGCATGAAGGGTCTGCTCCTCGCTCAACCGTAGCAGCCGCGCCGCCGCGGTCATCGCGCCGAACGGCCCCCCGA from the Candidatus Zixiibacteriota bacterium genome contains:
- a CDS encoding RNA polymerase sigma factor, with translation MSDVVEGVRATLESLYRSESRQVLATLIRLLGDFDLAEDALQEAFTAALEQWPRDGVPGNPRAWLISAGRFKAIDALRRRARFDSSAAEIAERLQAAVADRDEEGLEDDRLRLIFTCCHPALAPEAQVAMTLREVCGLTTEEIARAFLATPPAVAQRIVRAKKKIRDARIPYVVPSKEDLPHRLDAVLRTVYLVFNEGYSASFGESVTRHDLCAEAIRLGRLLAELLPDPEALGLLALMVLHDSRRAARVSPAGELVLLEDQDRSLWDGGQIREGTALVARAFASGQVGTYAIQAAIAAAHARARSSAATDWVQIVSLYDMLLAADPSSVVALNRAVAVAMRDGPQAGLELIEEILGRGELVNYHLAHAARAELCRRLGRTAEARASYERALGLARQEPERRFLGRRLAELG
- a CDS encoding DoxX family protein, translating into MNKTLWVGQALLAAIFLWAGGIKLVLPAEQLAGPVPLPVGFLRLVGVLEVAGGLGVVLPGLLGVRPELVPLAAAGLLIIMIGATAVTLAGGLSVTVLIPLVVGAMASFVAYGRWRLEPHRGGAPRTGEKR
- a CDS encoding VOC family protein: MEVQPYLFFDGCCEEAIEFYQRAVGAETLMLMRFKDSPEPPPGILPAGSENKIMHAALRIGDTIVMASDGHCSGKPSFRGFSLSLSVPDVGAAERVFVALSEGGQVQMPLGKTFWSPRFGMLTDRFGIGWMVNVTPPEQAEPARK
- a CDS encoding MBL fold metallo-hydrolase, with the protein product MRQLLPDVYTWPWYSQPHGYNFNGHFIRHADGNVCVDPVEPAEEDLEEMARYGVTRIVLTNRNHSRAANKVRARTGARTAIHPADALHARKEGAELDGDLRPGDRIGPFTAVAVPGKSPGEIALYWPERKILLVGDAVVGDPPGRCKLLPDRVVDDPPRLRRSVAALLALDFDTLLVGDGEPILQRAKDRLRELVDTFPK
- a CDS encoding M48 family metallopeptidase codes for the protein MNTKILGCVLSALLTLLGVACQTVQQTGRAQFIVVSESQEQQLGEDAFQDVLKKNRLSTRSDWQAQLRRVGQRIAAAADKPDYKWEFHVLQGKEINAFALPGGKVAFWEGIMPVAGDDEGVAVIMGHEVAHALARHGAERMSQQLGVQAIGQILALGVGKVNPGLQQDFLKMYGLGATVGVLLPWGRAQESEADRIGLNLMARAGYDPAAAVAFWERMARVTGDKPPEFLSTHPSDETRIAQIKAWLPEARAQYRRR
- a CDS encoding MoaD/ThiS family protein → MIRVVLPAQLRKLARVDGEVVLEVRGEVTQRAVLDALEARYPMLRGTIRDHVTQRRRAFVRYFACGQDLSHDAADTRLPDAVAGGAEPFMIVGAIAGG
- a CDS encoding YciI family protein, with the protein product MKYMLLIYLEEGALNEAERQACYAESTQLAHELYEKGVYVAANPLQPAASATSVRVRDGKRFVTDGPFAETREQLGGYFLIEASDLDEALDVAARIPVARKGTVEVRPVVELPGLPGR
- a CDS encoding extracellular solute-binding protein, whose product is MSRLQVKIVIALLAAFALSLGTAARAAAQAVQLPTGWKTPSELYAMLAKLPRDRLDQVLYEGAKKEGVVVYASPAEENQVGKLLEGFMARYPGIKGQSLGGQQEDISNRILAEARAGRSSFDLISVGTFLGQYREARALAELHDLVGNDRYPPQFRGKDFYSWNLLSMVIAYNTNLVKPAEAPKGYMEILDPKWRGKVAVDNSPDTWMFGMLHKWGFDKTYDYQKRLIQEQKALIRKGHTNQTNLLVAGAFPLAIELYSYKIADMKHKGAPVDMILPREFVAAEATGVGVSSRAAHPYAALLLARFHVDPEGGQKILAQFGRVMAHPDTRLKYEELQQVTAKDTLDRMSLLTAEELVKYAKPYAKIIKEIYNPAFRGGK
- a CDS encoding iron ABC transporter permease, translated to MSTRAAPFPARRLLRLRFSPPQWLTGQTIGVGALTALLIWLIMVPLAVVIWGAFRDGQPGQAGEYTLMKFVEAYRDTLLQTVGNTLVFALGAALLCLAIGAYLAWITERTDAPLRPLIYAMALFPLIAPGVLMASAWVLVLHPKIGVVNVAARNLLGIEGTLFNGYSMAGMIWAQAMDQISLPFLLMAAAFRSMDPSLEEASAVAGARFSTTLRRVTLPLLLPSVLAVFLLVFVRAIESFDVPAVLGVPAGVPVFATQVFLAVWDVPQDYNVASAFGVGYLAVSLFLLYLYHRATRMSERFVTVTGKAFRPRRIQLGPWRWPLSLSSLLLLGASVGLPVFVFTWTSFVQFYQVPSLTQLRHFSLENYRAILELPNTAQSIYNTLLVGGVSSLIIVLLAATISWVVIRSRVPGRKFLDFLSFSPIAIPGTVMGLALLWLYLVVPIPIYATIWILIVAFVGKYITVAVRSTHASLQQISPELEEVSTVSGASWGRTFRSVVLPLMAPGLSVAFVYTLSLTFKVLSMPILLGSVETKMMAVTIYNLYEDGQYPMLSAMGVILLLLVLTLSLIGTWIGRRFGVKQD
- a CDS encoding MmgE/PrpD family protein gives rise to the protein MEDGITKRLATHVAKVRYEQIPGEAIAKAKDCILDQLGVELIGSTLDWNKIVYRYVLEIGGRPESTIIHYGNRVPALDAAFVNATFGQGCELDDLGFAAGGHLSAATVPVALALSEREPVAGRDLLAAVVVGCDVMYRLLSAVRPSAGRRGFHSHGIGGPFGAMTAAARLLRLSEEQTLHAFGIAGSHASGTMEYDQTGGEVKRVHAGIAARGGLQAALLARLGLTGPPTIIEGKRGFCRVFADEYELDTITRDLGVDFKIMRIWFKVYPSVATVQGPIDTLAKLVEEHDVQPEQVEEIRVGMSETSLAHGGAIYEPTDVAGAQFSLPFSLALRVLKRDNDLSLYMDPKLWRDPAILAMAAKVKSYADPNASGEQNYNTTMEVKLAGGKTLKAFQQYPPGSPFNPMSREELRKKFRRLAGAVLPGTKVDAIVETVDRLETLERASDLLPLLVR
- a CDS encoding alpha/beta hydrolase; this encodes MPFASVRGVTIHYKVLGDRGPWVALSPGGRRDLGAVEPLATLVAAAGHRVAVFDRRNCGASDVSIAGEDSEYEIWADDLHGLLLQLGALPAFVGGSSSGCRTALLFALRHPEAVRGLLLWRVTGGRFACERLAQEYYGQYIEAARRGGMAAVCEMEHWQERIRARPENRDRLMAMDPARFVAVMSHWREYFVRSADLPVIGATEAELRSIAAPACIIPGNDNTHSRATGENLARLLPRAEVHVLFPKHYDMALSPREEWDEKNPEIAALFADFMARAGGMQAGRRP
- a CDS encoding exo-alpha-sialidase yields the protein MSGVRVLVGTRKGGFVLSSDGKRGRWDVKGPFFAGWEIYHMKGSPADPDRLYASQSSSWFGQIIQRSDDGGMTWHQPGTPPGQPMTTPEGFPKGESNKFVYDTSPETGKPLTTHQWYDGTPHPWEFKRVWHLEPSLNDPDTVYAGVEDAALFRTTDGGRTWHELAGLRGHGTGEKWAPGAGGLCLHTILLDPSNSGRMYTAISSAGAFRTDDGGKSWKPITKGLHSLYIPDPTAEIGHCVHRIAMHPSRPNVLFMQKHWDVMRSDDAGGNWHEVSGNLPTDFGFVIDVHAHEPETIYVVPIKSDSEHFPPDGKLRVYRSRTGGNEWEPLTKGLPQSDCYVNVLRDAMAVDSLDPCGVYFGTTGGQVYASANGGDGWAPIVRDLPAVLSVEVQTLP